In the genome of Paenibacillus pabuli, one region contains:
- the fabV gene encoding enoyl-ACP reductase FabV: MIIKPRTRGFICTTSHPVGCAAQVQEQIDYVKSQPKLNGPRNVLVIGASTGYGLASRVVSAFGAGANTIGIYRPSSSTEKRTASAGWYNSAAFEKAAEEAGLKSYSITGDAFANETREKTVELIRSELGQVDLVVYSVASARRTDPNTGEVFNSVLKPIGQSYTNKTVNFHTGEVTSVTIDPASDEEIRQTVAVMGGDDWELWMDALQQGGVLADNATTIAFSYIGPELTHAIYRDGSIGQAKNHLEATAHKLNDRLSAKGGRAYLTVAKALVTQSSSAIPVVPLYISALYKVMKEKGLHEGCIEQLQRLFAERLYAGGEVPTDKAGRIRIDDWEMREDVQEEVAKLWNELTTENIYDLSDLEGYRKEFFQLFGFENDGVDYEADVDPNVEVPHQR; encoded by the coding sequence ATGATTATTAAACCAAGAACACGTGGTTTTATTTGTACAACTTCCCATCCGGTAGGCTGTGCCGCACAAGTACAGGAACAAATTGATTATGTAAAATCCCAACCAAAATTGAATGGACCCCGTAACGTACTCGTTATCGGAGCTTCTACTGGATATGGACTCGCTTCACGCGTCGTATCCGCATTTGGTGCTGGAGCCAATACCATCGGCATTTACCGCCCAAGCAGCTCCACTGAAAAACGTACGGCTTCAGCAGGCTGGTACAACTCCGCTGCATTTGAGAAAGCTGCCGAAGAAGCAGGATTGAAATCATACAGCATTACGGGTGATGCCTTTGCCAACGAAACCAGAGAAAAGACTGTGGAGCTGATTCGCAGTGAACTCGGTCAGGTGGATTTGGTTGTCTACAGCGTAGCGTCAGCGCGCCGTACTGATCCGAATACTGGTGAAGTATTCAACTCCGTGCTTAAACCGATAGGACAATCGTACACGAACAAAACGGTCAATTTCCATACGGGAGAAGTAACGTCTGTTACGATTGATCCGGCATCCGATGAAGAAATCCGTCAGACCGTCGCCGTAATGGGCGGAGATGACTGGGAACTGTGGATGGATGCCTTGCAGCAAGGCGGCGTTCTCGCGGACAATGCAACAACCATTGCTTTTTCTTATATCGGTCCTGAACTTACACATGCGATCTATCGTGATGGATCCATCGGTCAGGCCAAAAACCATCTGGAAGCGACAGCCCATAAGCTGAATGACCGTCTGAGTGCAAAGGGTGGACGTGCTTACCTCACCGTAGCCAAAGCGCTGGTGACCCAATCCAGCTCCGCAATTCCAGTGGTGCCTCTGTATATCTCTGCATTGTACAAAGTCATGAAGGAAAAAGGCTTGCATGAAGGCTGCATCGAGCAATTGCAACGCTTGTTTGCTGAACGCCTGTATGCAGGAGGAGAAGTTCCGACGGACAAAGCAGGGCGTATTCGTATCGATGATTGGGAGATGAGAGAGGACGTTCAGGAAGAAGTAGCGAAGCTTTGGAACGAGCTGACCACCGAAAACATCTATGATCTGTCCGATCTGGAAGGGTACCGTAAGGAGTTCTTCCAACTATTTGGTTTTGAAAACGACGGTGTGGATTATGAAGCAGATGTTGATCCAAACGTTGAAGTACCGCATCAGCGTTAA
- a CDS encoding XRE family transcriptional regulator, whose translation MLKERIEFLSKRKQISRKDLVEGLVTQAHFANILADRYPLPEDLAEAIASRLGVNSSYLLNAAVQDEETLARAEAIFDQMSVPASHISEETVHALEDRDDTLTVELTTALMKAVYYQQLNDAAVHEYIHTSYLNFYLEKYGRPDDVDLPRPLVKALLFYKVQYYRSKLAYVDVLTHATRLSELAPPGSEFWLSVQNIKMEAYIQVKQYEEAKQVFDLTMRHVYDQRLFHRLSGLYVAYSGYCFAMGLVQEALSALTMAEANLVYAGNQGDLVTAIANNRIVMLTMTGELEQAQSEIERFESLLQQESEETQQAMKPLICVYRCEVALARKNWGVLAQSVDHLLQCATTPDQQMSATFYQSHLALAHGDREVFMERALTCLPYFESMQHSMRLETLYEGMAVVSEDQRKYKEAAMYYRKLVYLLRKK comes from the coding sequence ATGCTGAAGGAACGGATTGAATTTTTGAGCAAAAGAAAGCAAATCTCCCGCAAAGACCTCGTGGAAGGTCTGGTCACGCAGGCTCATTTCGCCAATATTCTAGCCGATCGTTATCCACTCCCTGAAGATCTGGCAGAGGCTATTGCGTCACGCCTTGGCGTTAATTCTTCCTATCTGTTAAACGCTGCTGTACAAGATGAGGAAACACTGGCACGAGCAGAGGCCATTTTTGACCAAATGTCAGTACCAGCTTCTCATATATCCGAAGAAACGGTTCACGCACTGGAAGATCGGGATGATACGCTGACTGTAGAGCTGACCACGGCCTTAATGAAGGCAGTTTATTATCAGCAACTAAATGATGCAGCAGTTCATGAATATATACATACGTCCTATTTAAATTTTTACCTGGAGAAATACGGCCGGCCTGATGATGTTGATTTGCCGCGTCCGTTAGTAAAGGCGTTATTATTTTACAAAGTGCAATACTATCGTTCCAAGCTTGCTTACGTGGATGTGTTAACGCATGCAACCAGGCTCAGTGAATTGGCCCCACCTGGTAGTGAATTCTGGCTGTCTGTGCAAAATATCAAGATGGAAGCCTACATCCAAGTCAAACAGTATGAAGAGGCCAAGCAGGTATTCGATCTCACGATGCGCCATGTTTATGATCAGCGGCTGTTTCATCGGTTGTCCGGTTTATATGTGGCTTACAGCGGTTATTGCTTTGCCATGGGACTTGTACAAGAGGCACTTTCGGCATTGACGATGGCAGAGGCGAATCTGGTGTATGCCGGCAATCAGGGCGACCTGGTCACAGCCATTGCGAACAATCGGATTGTCATGTTAACCATGACGGGGGAGTTGGAACAGGCGCAGTCGGAGATTGAACGATTTGAATCCCTGTTGCAGCAGGAATCGGAAGAAACTCAGCAGGCGATGAAGCCGTTAATCTGTGTGTATCGATGTGAAGTGGCTCTGGCGCGAAAGAACTGGGGTGTGCTTGCGCAAAGTGTGGATCATCTGCTTCAATGTGCAACAACTCCGGATCAGCAGATGAGTGCAACCTTCTACCAGAGCCACCTGGCTCTTGCGCACGGCGATCGTGAAGTGTTCATGGAGCGCGCCCTCACATGCCTGCCTTATTTTGAGTCCATGCAGCATAGCATGCGACTTGAAACCTTATATGAGGGAATGGCGGTGGTATCCGAGGATCAGCGAAAATATAAGGAGGCCGCCATGTATTATCGGAAGCTGGTCTACCTGTTACGCAAAAAATAG
- a CDS encoding restriction endonuclease, which yields MNWNENMTTVGIGIIVLLLLIAWIIRRVIRRGQRIRSEANPRKITIKDIDKMQDGSEFELYLYHLFQQLGYAEVHKTTSSRDFGADLVFVDRAGRRNVIQAKRYGANHPVGLSAVQEIYTSMRYYEADRSIVLTSGRYTEACRTLAAVNGVKLLDREDLLDLIMLFKSRRMEEALELIEEDDQEPVETWQSRRKKVPHL from the coding sequence ATGAACTGGAATGAAAATATGACCACTGTGGGCATAGGCATCATTGTCCTTCTGCTGCTCATTGCCTGGATCATTCGACGTGTGATTCGGCGGGGGCAACGTATAAGAAGCGAGGCTAATCCACGTAAGATTACGATTAAGGATATCGATAAAATGCAGGATGGATCGGAATTTGAGCTGTATCTGTATCATTTATTCCAACAACTCGGCTATGCCGAAGTGCATAAGACCACAAGCAGCCGTGATTTTGGTGCGGATCTTGTATTTGTGGATAGAGCAGGCAGACGTAATGTCATTCAGGCCAAGCGGTACGGAGCGAATCATCCGGTTGGACTCAGCGCTGTTCAGGAAATATACACGTCCATGCGTTATTATGAGGCAGATCGATCCATCGTGCTCACCTCAGGCAGATATACGGAAGCATGCCGGACGCTGGCAGCAGTCAACGGGGTGAAGCTGCTGGACCGGGAAGATCTGTTGGACCTGATCATGCTGTTTAAATCCAGAAGAATGGAGGAAGCACTGGAATTGATTGAGGAAGACGATCAGGAACCTGTGGAAACATGGCAATCACGGCGTAAAAAAGTTCCTCATTTGTGA
- a CDS encoding class I SAM-dependent methyltransferase → MQDIRRNNVERFKGFGTLYDQNRPAAPTEVVDILTNYLGSKPRMVADVGCGTGLSSWIWLNEAERVMGIEPSDDMRAVAESKWEAAGKPDHLRFVSGLSHDLGLPDGSVDIVTCSQSFHWMEPESTLREFARVLRPGGIFAAYDCDWPPVVDWQLEQAYLHLNTEADHRAASMAPQENQAHKWSKDGHLQQIQQSGLFRYSREIVFHHREIFDADRYVNLALSQGGLQTAVKLGATDLLDVADEFRQLATRIFDGESRQVLFSYRMRLGIV, encoded by the coding sequence ATGCAAGACATTAGACGTAACAATGTGGAACGATTCAAGGGTTTTGGTACGTTATATGACCAGAATCGGCCTGCTGCGCCCACCGAGGTCGTGGATATTTTGACGAATTATTTGGGCAGCAAACCTCGCATGGTCGCAGATGTTGGCTGTGGTACCGGCTTATCGTCATGGATTTGGCTGAATGAGGCAGAACGGGTTATGGGCATCGAGCCAAGTGATGATATGAGAGCTGTCGCGGAATCCAAATGGGAGGCGGCAGGCAAGCCGGACCATCTTCGCTTTGTCTCCGGCCTGTCCCACGATTTGGGACTGCCTGACGGCAGTGTGGACATCGTAACCTGCTCACAGTCGTTCCACTGGATGGAGCCTGAATCTACACTGCGCGAGTTCGCGCGTGTACTTCGCCCTGGAGGCATATTTGCCGCCTACGACTGTGACTGGCCACCAGTGGTCGATTGGCAGCTGGAACAAGCCTATCTGCATTTGAATACCGAGGCAGATCATCGAGCTGCGAGTATGGCTCCCCAGGAAAATCAGGCACATAAATGGAGTAAAGACGGACATTTGCAGCAGATTCAGCAGTCCGGCTTGTTCCGTTATTCGCGTGAAATTGTGTTTCATCATCGTGAGATCTTCGATGCCGATCGTTACGTCAATCTCGCCCTCAGCCAGGGAGGTCTGCAAACGGCAGTAAAACTCGGAGCCACTGATCTGCTCGATGTAGCAGACGAATTCAGACAACTGGCTACCCGCATATTTGATGGAGAATCGAGACAAGTTCTGTTTTCTTATCGGATGCGCCTGGGCATCGTCTGA
- a CDS encoding DNA glycosylase AlkZ-like family protein, which yields MNKKIVRRFLLQTQSLLGRWPAATLPSGPEQVMQLIRSLGCVQIDPVAAVTGNQHLVLGARDPGYTSEYLHTLLSEHKVFEYFANAACVIPMEDYALFEPVRARLRERLAPSLQGLENTVQHVLKRLEEEGPLPSRAFRGVERVSGYWDSADVPKTKDTTLALNLLLDSAAIRVVARQGNERYFHITESGLLEQGQSMKAEIDMLAQRQALIDKYIYAYRVVDARDPRLGWVKSTAAERRSEMAARVAAGRMIPLEVEDVTTPYYIRAEDEDLLREMEREEAHYDPSGPVRFLPPLDNLLWRRERILDLFDFHYKWEIYTPEVKRTYGYYAMPILHGDRLIGRMDPRLDRKTGVLTVRLLSMEEAAPPVVEWIADFREGLRFFATMHGARSITVEKTLPKELKKQLKSIL from the coding sequence ATGAATAAAAAAATCGTTCGGCGTTTCTTGCTGCAGACGCAATCTTTATTGGGACGTTGGCCCGCTGCTACCTTGCCTTCAGGACCTGAACAGGTGATGCAGTTAATTCGCTCCCTTGGCTGCGTACAGATTGATCCTGTCGCTGCCGTAACCGGAAATCAGCATTTGGTGCTGGGTGCTCGTGATCCGGGCTATACCTCTGAGTATTTACATACCTTGCTAAGTGAACATAAAGTATTTGAATATTTTGCCAATGCGGCATGTGTCATTCCGATGGAGGATTATGCTCTGTTTGAACCTGTACGTGCCCGATTACGGGAGCGTCTGGCTCCTTCCCTGCAAGGGCTGGAGAATACAGTGCAGCATGTGCTGAAGCGTTTGGAAGAAGAGGGACCGCTCCCTTCAAGAGCTTTCCGTGGCGTCGAACGGGTAAGTGGATATTGGGACAGTGCGGATGTACCAAAAACGAAGGATACCACGCTGGCGTTAAACCTGCTGCTGGATTCGGCTGCCATTCGTGTCGTGGCAAGGCAGGGGAATGAACGTTATTTTCATATTACTGAATCTGGACTGCTGGAGCAGGGCCAATCCATGAAAGCGGAGATCGATATGTTGGCTCAGAGGCAAGCTTTGATTGACAAGTACATTTATGCATATCGAGTCGTGGACGCTCGGGATCCACGGTTAGGCTGGGTGAAATCCACCGCTGCTGAACGCCGAAGTGAGATGGCTGCACGTGTCGCAGCTGGGCGCATGATCCCACTGGAGGTAGAGGACGTTACGACGCCGTATTACATCCGTGCAGAAGATGAAGATTTGTTGCGTGAGATGGAAAGGGAAGAAGCGCATTATGATCCATCAGGTCCGGTGCGATTCCTGCCTCCGCTGGACAACCTGCTGTGGAGACGGGAACGGATTCTGGATTTATTTGATTTCCATTATAAGTGGGAGATTTACACACCAGAGGTGAAACGAACCTACGGATATTACGCCATGCCCATTCTTCACGGAGATCGGCTGATTGGACGCATGGACCCGCGACTTGATCGCAAAACGGGTGTGTTAACGGTTCGGTTATTATCAATGGAAGAGGCTGCTCCGCCAGTAGTGGAATGGATTGCGGACTTTCGGGAGGGACTCCGGTTCTTTGCAACGATGCATGGGGCGCGATCCATTACGGTAGAGAAGACACTGCCGAAAGAACTGAAAAAACAGCTCAAGTCCATCTTATAG